The Paenibacillus sp. RC334 nucleotide sequence CCGTCTGTTCAAGTGAACAATCGTGCGGTTAATGGACGAAGCACTAAATCTTTTATAGCGGAAGGTCGATTGTCTCATATTGAAAAGGATTTTCGAGCCGGCGATTATCTGTTTATTCAATTTGGACACAACGATGAGAAGAAAGAAGATCCCACCCGCTATACCGATCCTGACGGGGACTACCGTCAAAACCTAATTCAATGTATCGAGTCTGCTCGGGAGCGTGGTGGAATCCCAGTACTGTTAACCTCTGTAAGCCGCCGCCGCTTTACCGCAAACGGAGAACCCGATCCGCTTGCTGTGGGTGCTTATCCCGCAGCGATGAGACGAGTAGCCGAGGAAACACGGACACCCCTGCTCGATATTTTTAAAGCCTCTCAGCAGCTTTATCGTACCCTGGGAGAAGAAGAATCCAAGCAGCTATTTATGCATTTACCTGAAAAAGTGCATCCGAATTACCCCGCTGGCGTAACGGATAATACTCATTTTTCTGATGAAGGAGCGCGTCAGATCGCTAAATTGGTCGCTGAAGCAATTAGCCAATGTGCGGAATTGCACGCCTTAAAGCAGCTCATGCGCATGAAAGGAACGAATCAAGACAGCGGTGAGAGACTTGCACACCAACTTGTCAACTGATATCAAGTACTAAAAAGATACAAACACGAAAAACGGACTTAGGGCTAATCACTCTGACGTCCGTTTTTTATTCCGTGTGGGTCAAAGACTATACAGCTATGGAGAATAGTTCAAAAGTACGGTAAGTTAAAAAGCAAATACTTGAATTGTTATATTTTAATTCTTTTGTATTTTATAGGGCTTTAGAATCGTTTTATTGTATTATTTTGACAACATTTTTCGAATGAAGTGAAATCAACAATTTTACATGGTATATTTTAGGAGCTCATATCATACATCAGGAGGAATTTTTATGAATACTAAGAAAATATTATTATCAACGGTCATGTCTTTGGGGCTCATTGGTAGTATCATCGTCCCTAGTGCGTCCGCAGCAGTAGGTCCTTCACCGATAATTACGCCTATTGTAGAAGCTAACGGAGTATACTACAGAACTGCTACGTTACCGCGAAATTATTCCTATGCGCTGTCAAATTATCCGGGGGATACTTATAAAGTGGCAAGTGGAAATGTGACAGTCTCCGCTTCTGGCGTGGTAACAACCACTACTGCAACAACCGCAAGAGTCGAAATTTATGGCGGTAACGGTAAATTGAGAATGGTGTACACTGTTAAGGTGCTCTAAGATTGGAGTAAGTGTTCCTGGGAATGTAGAATCAACGATCATTATCAAAAATGGTGAATCAGTGGGGAGTATTTAAGGCCCTTTTTAAGCGATTTTGAAAATATCAAAAGAAGCACTGTCCGTTTATTAGGGCAGTGCTTCTTTAATGGGGCAATAAGAACTCATATTCTATTTTATCAGTGGAACCCTTTATTAGTTTTCATTGAACTCACAGACTCATGAGAAGTTTTATTTAAATACTCCTCGAATTGAGTGCCACATGCTCAAACGTCCTCTTTTCTAAACTTTCGTGAGATCAATAAAAATACTCCGAATGTCCACTGGCTCCAACAATATTTATTATGTACGGACAGATATAATTTCTTCTAGCTTTACCCAACTGAAATCATCCTCATTCCTCCAATTTCCAACATTTGCTGCGGTGGTTGATGAGATACATACCGTTAAGCTGTCCGTTCTCAACGGAAGCGACCTATGATAAGCTTAGCTTATCATAATTTACTAAATAATAGATATTGGATATTTCATTAAAGGGCAGGATTGTTGAATGGAAAGGATGATCATTTATGAGCGATTTTAAAATAATAGAGGGGCATTTCAACTCTTTTCAAAACTTCGTAAATGCTATAAACGAAAAATCTAAAAAGCAATCTACTTTGCTGATTGGGATAGATGGTTGTGGTGGTTCTGGTAAAAGTACATTCGCATACAAGTTAAAAGAAGAACTAACTAACTCAACTATTGTTCACAAGGATAATTTTTATCTCTCCTCCTCTAACATTTTAAATACACATCCCTCAAAAAAACCTATCGGTGCTGATTATGATTGGAGACGTCTTTTAAATCAGGTACTGGAGCCAATAAGAAATGAAAAGGATGGGCATTATCAACGGTATGATTGGGAGACGGATAAGCTAGCGGAATGGCATACTGTTCCTGCTGGTGGCATTGTCATAATCGAAGGAGTATATTCCATTCGAAAGGAACTGGAGGATAAATATGACTTCAAAATTTGGGTTGATTGTCCACGAGAAATTAGGCTTTCAAGAGGTCTTGAAAGAGACGGAGAGTGTGCTCGTGGGATGTGGGAAGATAATTGGATGATTTCAGAAGACATTTATGTAGAAGCTCATAAACCCTTTAAAAGAGCAGACCTCGTTATTAGTGGAGCTTTATAAATTTCTTATTCAAAGAATGAAACAGGGCACCTCCATACATAAAGGTTCTCTTGTTTCTTAGTTTAACGATCATCACAGGCTAAGTTTTAAGGCGAAGAATTTACGTCATTATAAATGAGCTTATAGATAGTGTCCTATCTGCTCAGCGAAAGAAGATATAAAACAACAAAAAAACCCTTGCTACGCAAGGGTTTTTGAGGAAATGGGCCCTGAGGGACTCGAACCCCCGACCAATCGGTTATGAGCCGACCGCTCTAACCAACTGAGCTAAGGGCCCTCAAAAAAATATGTATATTCACGCTACATTTACATAAAACAGCGGCGTTAATTAATATACAACATTTTCTTGTGTTTCGTCAATAGTTTCTCAAAAAAATATTTTTTTCGGATTCATTTTTCATAAAAAACTAAGGAATAAATCGAACTCCGTAACGTCCTTTACGCGAGCGGTACACCTCCACTGCGCGAGGATCGTTGTAGCCGTACATCCAGCCGTCGTGCTCCAGCCTTTTTGCCAGACAACCTGCCTGAAATTTGGTCGTGTACAGTCTGCCGTAGTAAATCCAATACATCCGAACTCCCTCTTTTCACATGATGGTAGAAGTTAGTGTAACCGGATCGAATTCGAATTACACGGCCTGCATCATAACAATCTGCAACGAGTATGAGTCGCTTTAATAAATGGCCCCGTTACACTTTATATGCTAAGCCTTATTTGCCAAAGGAGGCCGGGTCCTGACGCCACGAACGCAGCAGCTCCAGTTCTTCCTCCTGAATCGTTCCCTCACGCAAGGCAACGTCCATCAGGGCCGTGTAATTGGACAAGCTTTGCAGCTTCACACCTGCTTCTGCAAAGGCTTGAGTCGCTTTATCAAGCTGGTAGCTGAAAATAGCGAGTACAGCTAACGGCTGGGCGCCTGCTTGCTCTACGGCCTGCGCTGCTTTGATGGAGCTGCCACCAGTAGAGATGAGATCCTCGATAACAATAACCTTTTGTCCCTCACTAATCCGACCTTCGATCTGGTTCTCTTTGCCGTGTCCTTTGGCTTTGTCCCTTACATACGCCATCGGCAGATTAAGCTTTTGCGCCACCCAGGCAGCATGAGGAATCCCCGCTGTAGCCGTGCCTGCTATGACTTCGGTTTCAGGGTATTGCTCACGGATCACAGCAGCGAACGAATCAGCGATCAGCTCGCGCACCTCCGGATAGGACATAGTCAGGCGATTGTCACAGTAGATAGGTGATTTAATGCCGGATGTCCATGTAAAAGGCTGCTGCGGACGCAGCGCTACCGCCTGAATTCGTAACAGATGGGATGCAATTTGCTCGGGGATATTATTTAATGTAGTCATACTTGGTTCATCTCCTCAATAATGTGTTCCGCTGCGGCACGCGGGTC carries:
- the pyrE gene encoding orotate phosphoribosyltransferase, whose protein sequence is MTTLNNIPEQIASHLLRIQAVALRPQQPFTWTSGIKSPIYCDNRLTMSYPEVRELIADSFAAVIREQYPETEVIAGTATAGIPHAAWVAQKLNLPMAYVRDKAKGHGKENQIEGRISEGQKVIVIEDLISTGGSSIKAAQAVEQAGAQPLAVLAIFSYQLDKATQAFAEAGVKLQSLSNYTALMDVALREGTIQEEELELLRSWRQDPASFGK
- a CDS encoding AAA family ATPase is translated as MSDFKIIEGHFNSFQNFVNAINEKSKKQSTLLIGIDGCGGSGKSTFAYKLKEELTNSTIVHKDNFYLSSSNILNTHPSKKPIGADYDWRRLLNQVLEPIRNEKDGHYQRYDWETDKLAEWHTVPAGGIVIIEGVYSIRKELEDKYDFKIWVDCPREIRLSRGLERDGECARGMWEDNWMISEDIYVEAHKPFKRADLVISGAL